The following proteins are co-located in the Carassius carassius chromosome 39, fCarCar2.1, whole genome shotgun sequence genome:
- the mms19 gene encoding MMS19 nucleotide excision repair protein homolog, with the protein MADNSVLLGLVEEFVSGQVDSKAAETATGVKTGQFTILQLVEALGLSLSSSQHQTRGRGVQLLSQVLQESYGSLSEREVEVLLAFYENRLKDHYVIIPHVLQGLKALTKCSVLPPGSAVSILKSIFQDIHVQSLMLAERSCVYNILISLMESKEEELKGLGADFIFGFVQSVDGERDPRNLLLAFQVARNIIQRGYDLGKFVEELFEVMSCYFPIDFSPPPSDPRGITREELVLSLRAVLTGTSQFAEFLLPLIIEKLDSDIQSAKVDSLQTLAACGLTYSHKELAEFLSGLWSSIRREVSQTASERVETAGLSALSALVSCLSRSVLTSDSEDVLQVFLSLVLKDCQHHLCEPDLKLVWPSAKLLQAAAGASYRASLIVSAAIIPALLEQYNNRTQCAQRRTLLEVLQGFVQPTALSRPADGEDSVLVAFQQSLCGVVFSALTESSAGLQITGTHVLTALGQQPGLMSQPDVEKAVDHLTRLILGEDDPKVSLAVVECSGSLAHLHPKAFISRMIPRLKEEILSGQSDAAVRQRCVTVLASVSSLSSVVKESTPVLLQVLASAHTGSCGFSVEEVAAVCISLQKIAAHACDSEEIGRFFHDIIIPHLLGLCLQAALQSRDAGHSSPLTDEAVLSAVVPVMSTACAALQSESASRMAAQAVSLFLDGDVSFLPENAFPSKIQLLQIQSPALSQLVCLLMACVCSLPRSVEIPEIDRLLLQLEDLSCTCPHLFSYTCAAKCFASLLNKRPAGEALDAVLERVMKRIRVELENSSSVQRTRALTLLLWVSKALLLRYHPLSTALTDQLFALLSDPALGSQAADGFGVLMSDSQDVLNRGCHADVRIMYRQRFFAENSAKLVEGFNSAEQEKKSCYLKALSHIVSNLPRQVQLTELPALLPLLLEALACADQAVQLSTLSCLQPVLLEPPEALRNQLEALFSRLLALTTSPAMKVRIASLQCVHALSRLPEHMVLPFRARVLKALAVPLDDKKRLVRKEAVSARGEWFLLGSPGGR; encoded by the exons ATGGCGGATAACAGTGTGCTGCTGGGTTTAGTGGAAGAATTCGTGTCTGGACAGGTTGACAGCAAGGCCGCAGAAACCGCAACAG GTGTCAAGACCGGACAGTTCACGATTCTTCAGCTGGTTGAAGCACTGGG GTTGAGTCTGAGCAGCTCCCAGCATCAGACGCGTGGCCGTGGAGTCCAGCTCCTGTCTCAGGTCCTGCAGGAGAGCTACGGCAGTCTTTCTGAGAGAGAGG TGGAGGTCCTGCTAGCTTTCTATGAAAACAGACTGAAGGATCACTATGTGATCATACCACATGTTCTTCAGGGGCTCAAGGCTTTG ACGAAATGCTCGGTTCTGCCTCCTGGTTCAGCTGTGTCCATCTTGAAATCCATCTTCCAGGATATTCATGTTCAg TCCTTGATGCTGGCTGAACGATCATGTGTTTACAACATCCTTATCAGTCTAATGGAGTCCAAAGAGGAGG AGCTCAAAGGTTTGGGTGCAGACTTCATATTTGGATTTGTGCAGTCAGTAGATGGAGAACGAGATCCACGCAACCTGCTGCTGGCCTTCCAGGTGGCCAGGAACATCATTCAAAGGGGCTATGATCTTG GGAAGTTTGTAGAGGAACTGTTTGAAGTGATGTCCTGTTATTTTCCTATAGACTTTAGCCCT CCGCCCAGCGATCCTCGAGGGATCACACGGGAAGAGCTTGTTCTTTCTCTTCGGGCTGTTCTTACTGGGACGTCTCAGTTTGCTGAG TTTCTGTTACCATTGATCATTGAGAAGCTGGACTCAGATATTCAGAGTGCCAAAGTGGACTCCCTGCAGACACTG GCCGCCTGTGGTCTGACGTATAGCCATAAAGAGCTGGCAGAATTCCTTTCGGGTCTTTGGAGCTCAATACGGAGGGAG GTGTCCCAGACGGCCAGTGAGCGAGTGGAGACCGCTGGTCTGTCGGCTCTCAGTGCTCTGGTGTCCTGTCTTTCTCGTTCTGTGCTCACTTCAGACTCTGAGGATGTGCTGCAGGTGTTTTTAAGCCTCGTTCTCAAAG ACTGTCAGCATCATCTCTGTGAGCCAGATCTCAAGCTGGTGTGGCCCAGTGCCAAACTCCTGCAGGCCGCCGCCGGAGCCTCGTACAGAGCCAGTCTGATCGTGTCAGCTGCCATCATACCTGCCCTCCTGGAGCAGTATAATAACAGGACACAG TGTGCTCAGCGGCGCACCCTGCTGGAGGTTCTGCAGGGTTTCGTGCAGCCCACCGCACTCAGCCGGCCTGCAGATGGAG AGGACAGTGTATTGGTTGCGTTTCAGCAGTCGTTGTGTGGTGTGGTTTTCTCCGCGCTGACGGAGTCCAGCGCTGGTCTCCAGATTACAGGCACACATGTGCTCACTGCACTGGGACAGCAGCCCG GTTTGATGTCTCAGCCAGATGTGGAGAAAGCTGTCGATCATCTAACCAGACTCATTCTGGGGGAAGACGATCCTAAAGTGAG TTTGGCTGTGGTGGAGTGTTCAGGATCTCTGGCTCATCTGCATCCCAAAGCCTTTATTTCCAGGATGATTCCTCGACTGAAGGAAGAGATCCTGTCAG GTCAGTCTGATGCAGCTGTACGTCAGCGGTGTGTGACGGTGTTGGCGTCGGTGTCGTCTCTGTCCAGTGTGGTTAAGGAAAGCACCCCTGTTCTGCTACAGGTGCTAGCTTCAGCCCACACAG GTAGCTGTGGTTTCTCTGTGGAGGAAGTGGCTGCTGTATGCATCAGTTTGCAGAAGATAGCGGCGCACGCGTGTGACTCGGAGGAGATTGGACGGTTCTTCCATGACATCATCATTCCACACCTTCTAGGACTCTGCTTACAGGCAGCGCTGCAGAGTAGGGACGCTG GTCACAGTAGTCCACTTACAGATGAGGCTGTTCTGTCTGCTGTAGTCCCTGTCATGAGCACAGCCTGTGCTGCGCTACAATCAGA ATCAGCGTCCCGCATGGCCGCCCAGGCTGTTTCTCTCTTCCTGGATGGAGACGTGTCTTTCCTGCCAGAGAATGCCTTCCCTTCCAAAATCCAGCTGCTCCAG ATCCAGTCTCCAGCTCTGTCTCAGCTGGTGTGTCTGCTGATGGCCTGTGTCTGCTCTCTTCCACGCAGC GTGGAGATTCCTGAGATTGACAGGCTTCTTCTGCAGCTGGAGGATCTGAGCTGCACCTGTCCTCACCTGTTCTCCTACACCTGTGCAGCCAAGTGCTTCGCTAGCTTGCTCAACAAGAGGCCGGCAG gtgaagCTCTGGACGCAGTGCTGGAGAGAGTGATGAAGAGGATCCGTGTGGAGCTGGAGAACTCTTCCTCTGTCCAGCGGACTCGAGcgctcactctgctgctctgg GTGTCTAAAGCCCTGCTCTTACGGTACCATCCGCTATCAACAGCCCTGACCGACCAG CTCTTCGCTCTGTTGAGTGACCCGGCGTTAGGATCTCAGGCGGCTGATGGTTTCGGCGTCCTCATGAGCGACTCTCAGGATGTGCTCAATCGCGGTTGCCACGCTGACGTGCGCATTATGTACCGACAGCGATTCTTCGCTGAAAACTCGGCCAAACTAGTCGAAGGCTTCAACTCTGCAGAGCAGG AGAAGAAGTCTTGTTATTTGAAGGCGCTGTCTCATATTGTCAGTAACCTTCCCAGACAGGTGCAGCTCACAGAGCTTCCTGCG CTGCTGCCGCTGCTGTTGGAGGCTCTGGCGTGTGCGGATCAAGCGGTCCAGCTGTCCACTCTCTCCTGTCTGCAGCCGGTGTTACTGGAGCCACCAGAGGCCCTCAGGAACCAGCTGGAGGCGCTGTTCTCCCGCCTGCTGGCCCTCACCACCAGCCCTGCTATG AAAGTGAGAATTGCGTCGCTGCAGTGTGTTCATGCGCTCTCTCGTCTGCCTGAACATATG GTCCTGCCGTTTCGTGCCAGAGTCCTGAAAGCTCTTGCTGTTCCTCTGGATGACAAAAAACGTCTGGTGAGGAAGGAAGCGGTGTCGGCTCGAGGAGAATG GTTTTTGTTAGGAAGCCCCGGTGGAAGATGA